One genomic region from Vitis riparia cultivar Riparia Gloire de Montpellier isolate 1030 chromosome 17, EGFV_Vit.rip_1.0, whole genome shotgun sequence encodes:
- the LOC117904560 gene encoding RNA-binding protein PNO1-like: protein MQSSEATTSMEVENVLSEPNPTSGTFPSKPKFEPLKAHEISEGRVQFRKVSVPPHRYTPLKKAWMEIYTPIYEQMKIDIRMNLKARKVELKTRADTPDISNLQKCTDFVHAFMLGFGVVDAIALLRLDELYVESFEIKDVKTLRGEHLSRAIGRLSGKGGKTKFAIENATRTRIVIADTKIHILGSFSNIKIARDSLCSLILGSPAGKVYSKLRAVTARLAERF from the coding sequence ATGCAGTCCAGTGAAGCCACCACTTCCATGGAGgttgaaaatgttttatcaGAACCAAATCCCACATCTGGGACTTTTCCATCAAAGCCAAAGTTTGAGCCTCTAAAGGCTCATGAGATATCTGAAGGCCGAGTTCAGTTTCGGAAGGTCTCCGTTCCACCCCATCGATATACTCCTCTGAAGAAAGCATGGATGGAAATCTATACTCCAATATATGAGCAGATGAAAATAGACATCCGAATGAATCTCAAAGCTCGCAAAGTTGAATTGAAAACCAGGGCAGACACTCCTGACATTAGCAACCTGCAGAAGTGCACTGATTTTGTCCATGCTTTTATGCTAGGGTTTGGTGTGGTAGATGCCATTGCCCTCTTGCGTCTGGATGAGCTTTATGTAGAATCTTTTGAGATCAAAGATGTTAAAACTCTTCGAGGTGAGCACCTGTCTCGTGCCATAGGAAGACTGTCTGGTAAAGGAGGCAAAACAAAGTTTGCAATTGAGAATGCTACAAGGACGAGGATTGTAATTGCGGACACCAAGATTCACATATTAGGATCTTTTTCCAACATTAAAATTGCAAGAGATTCTCTTTGTAGCCTCATTTTAGGGTCCCCTGCTGGAAAGGTATATTCAAAACTCAGAGCAGTTACTGCTAGACTTGCTGAGAGGTTTTGA
- the LOC117905133 gene encoding mavicyanin-like, with protein sequence MASVSKASLLIFLFFSLHFFPVISVEFLVGDDDGWALPSSKSGEQMYNEWASHNRFKVGDTVHFKYEKDSVMVVTEAEYNKCHSAHPILFSNNGDTIFSLDRPGLFYFISGVAGHCERGQKMIIKVLEPPSPPVPKQNGTSNSSNSSHSSGAVDMAAAISASTVGLFIISFFGVLLF encoded by the exons ATGGCCTCCGTCTCCAAAGCTTCTCTCCTCATATTCCTCTTCTTCTCCCTCCATTTCTTCCCTGTCATCTCCGTCGAGTTCCTAGTCGGTGATGACGACGGCTGGGCTCTTCCATCATCAAAGAGTGGAGAGCAAATGTACAATGAATGGGCATCCCATAACCGGTTCAAAGTCGGCGACACCGTTC ATTTTAAGTATGAGAAGGATTCAGTAATGGTAGTGACGGAAGCTGAGTACAACAAGTGCCATTCCGCCCATCCCATTCTTTTCTCCAACAATGGCGATACCATCTTCTCACTGGATCGTCCTGGTTTGTTTTACTTCATCAGTGGGGTTGCAGGGCACTGCGAGCGAGGGCAGAAGATGATCATCAAGGTCTTGGAGCCGCCGAGCCCGCCGGTCCCCAAACAGAATGGGACGTCAAATTCGTCGAATTCGTCTCATAGCAGTGGTGCAGTTGACATGGCTGCTGCCATTTCTGCTTCAACAGTTGGGCTGTTCATCATCTCTTTCTTTGGGGTTCTTCTGTTCTAA
- the LOC117904559 gene encoding DEAD-box ATP-dependent RNA helicase 27 has translation MATAEEAKPHASTEEDQAKKKKRKRSRPKKMPKESEPAPSDTANNDEDSTPEEEEAVAEDREEEVAEEREAVESHKEKKKAKKSGSGIMSTEAFSALGLSEPTMKAINDMGFENMTQIQARAIPPLLLGKDVLGAARTGSGKTLAFLIPAVELLYHISFMPRNGTGVVVICPTRELAIQTHAVAKDLLKYHTQTLGLVIGGSARRGEAERLAKGANLLVATPGRLLDHLQNTKGFIYKNLKCLIIDEADRILEANFEEEMKQIIKLLPKERQTALFSATQTKKVEDLARLSFQTTPVYIDVDDGRTKVTNEGLQQGYCVVPSAKRFVLLYSFLKRNLSKKVMVFFSSCNSVKYHSELLRYIQVDCLDIHGKQKQQKRTSTFFDFCKAEKGILLCTDVAARGLDIPDVDWIVQYDPPDEPKEYIHRVGRTARGEGKKGNALLFLIPEELQFLRYLKAAKVPVKEYEYDVKKLANVQSHLEKLVSNNYYLNKSAKDAYRSYILAYNSHSMKDIFNVHRLDLQAVASSFCFSSPPKVNLSIDSSASKFRKKTRKVEGSRNGFSESNPYGRQRGQDDKRQFVRY, from the exons ATGGCTACTGCAGAAGAAGCAAAGCCTCACGCTTCAACTGAAGAGGATCAagcgaagaagaagaagcgAAAGAGAAGTAGACCTAAGAAGATGCCGAAGGAGTCAGAGCCAGCACCCTCTGATACCGCTAACAATGACGAAGATTCTACaccagaagaagaagaggcaGTTGCGGAAGACAGAGAAGAGGAAGTTGCAGAGGAGAGGGAAGCGGTCGAGTCCCacaaggagaagaagaaggcgAAGAAGAGCGGTTCTGGAATCATGAGTACCGAGGCGTTCTCGGCTTTGGGTTTGTCTGAGCCCACCATGAAGGCGATTAATGACATGGGCTTCGAGAACATGACTCAG ATTCAAGCCCGAGCAATCCCACCACTTTTGTTGGGAAAAGATGTTCTTGGAGCTGCAAGGACAGGTTCTGGAAAGACCCTTGCATTTTTAATACCAGCAGTGGAGTTGTTATATCACATTAGTTTTATGCCACGGAATGGGACAGGTGTTGTTGTGATTTGCCCTACAAGGGAGCTTGCTATTCAG ACTCATGCAGTGGCAAAGGACCTTCTCAAGTATCATACACAGACTCTTGGCTTGGTAATCGGTGGCTCAGCTAGAAGGGGAGAAGCCGAACGCCTTGCAAAAGGTGCAAATCTATTAGTAGCAACTCCTGGCCGACTTCTTGACCACCTTCAAAATACCAAGGGattcatatataaaaacttGAAG TGCCTCATCATCGATGAGGCTGACAGGATATTGGAAGCGAACTTTGAGGAAGAAATGAAGCAAATTATTAAGCTTCTACCAAAG GAGAGGCAAACTGCTCTTTTCTCAGCCACCCAAACTAAGAAG GTTGAGGATCTTGCACGCTTATCATTCCAGACAACACCTGTCTATATTGATGTGGATGATGGGAGGACAAAG GTCACTAATGAAGGGCTGCAGCAAGGGTATTGTGTCGTGCCAAGTGCCAAGAGATTCGTTCTTTTGTATTCCTTCTTGAAGAGGAATCTGTCAAAGAAAGTGATGGTTTTCTTCTCTTCATGTAACTCGGTGAAGTACCATTCAGAACTTCTCAGATACATTCAGGTGGATTGCCTTGATATTCATGGGAAGCAAAAGCAGCAGAAGCGGACCTCCACCTTCTTTGACTTCTGTAAAGCTGAGAAAGGCATCTTGTTATGTACTGATGTTGCTGCTCGTGGTCTTGACATTCCCGATGTG GACTGGATAGTGCAGTATGACCCTCCAGATGAGCCCAAG GAATACATCCATAGAGTTGGCCGAACAGCTCGTGGGGAGGGTAAAAAAGGAAATGCCCTGCTTTTTCTGATTCCAGAAGAGTTGCAATTTCTTCGCTATCTTAAG GCTGCAAAGGTACCTGTTAAAGAGTATGAATATGATGTAAAGAAGCTGGCTAATGTGCAATCTCACCTG GAAAAGTTGGTGAGCAACAACTATTATTTGAACAAGTCTGCTAAAGATGCATATAGATCTTATATATTGGCATATAATTCACATTCTATGAAGGATATCTTCAATGTTCACCGCCTTGATCTTCAG GCGGTTGCTAGTTCATTCTGCTTTTCTTCACCGCCAAAGGTAAATCTAAGCATAGACAGCAGTGCATCTAAGTTTAGAAAGAAGACGCGTAAGGTTGAAGGAAGCCGGAATGGATTCAGCGAGAGCAACCCTTATGGGAGGCAAAGAGGTCAAGATGATAAGAGACAATTTGTGAGGTATTAA
- the LOC117905165 gene encoding RNA-binding protein PNO1-like: MQSNEPATSMEVENVLSEPNPTSGTFPSKPKFEPLKAHEISEGRVQFRKVSVPPHRYTPLKKAWMEIYTPIYEQMKIDIRMNLKARKVELKTRADTPDISNLQKCTDFVHAFMLGFGVVDAIALLRLDELYVESFEIKDVKTLRGEHLSRAIGRLSGKGGKTKFAIENATRTRIVIADTKIHILGSFSNIKIARDSLCSLILGSPAGKVYSKLRAVTARLAERF; the protein is encoded by the coding sequence ATGCAATCCAACGAACCAGCCACTTCCATGGAGGTTGAAAATGTTTTATCGGAACCAAATCCCACATCTGGGACTTTTCCATCAAAGCCAAAGTTTGAGCCTCTAAAGGCTCATGAGATATCTGAAGGCCGAGTTCAGTTTCGGAAGGTCTCCGTTCCACCCCATCGATATACTCCTCTGAAGAAAGCATGGATGGAAATCTATACACCAATATATGAGCAGATGAAAATAGACATTCGAATGAATCTCAAAGCTCGCAAAGTTGAATTGAAAACCAGGGCAGACACTCCTGACATTAGCAACTTGCAGAAGTGCACTGATTTTGTCCATGCTTTTATGCTAGGGTTTGGTGTGGTAGATGCCATTGCCCTCTTGCGTCTGGATGAGCTTTACGTAGAATCTTTTGAGATCAAAGATGTTAAAACTCTTCGAGGTGAGCACCTGTCTCGTGCCATAGGAAGACTGTCTGGTAAAGGAGGCAAAACAAAGTTTGCAATTGAGAATGCTACAAGGACGAGGATTGTAATTGCGGACACCAAGATTCACATATTAGGATCTTTTTCCAACATTAAAATTGCAAGAGATTCTCTTTGTAGCCTCATTTTAGGGTCCCCTGCTGGAAAGGTATATTCAAAACTCAGAGCAGTTACTGCTAGACTTGCAGAAAGGTTTTGA